A genomic segment from Candidatus Obscuribacterales bacterium encodes:
- the psaM gene encoding photosystem I reaction center subunit XII, with amino-acid sequence MMTEAFVSELFINREFSSMGLSDTQIFVALAIALVPGILAFRLSTELYK; translated from the coding sequence ATGATGACCGAAGCGTTTGTTTCGGAATTGTTTATCAATAGGGAGTTTTCATCGATGGGACTATCAGATACTCAAATCTTTGTAGCTTTAGCGATTGCGCTTGTACCAGGGATCTTGGCATTCCGCCTATCCACCGAACTGTATAAGTAA